From Parambassis ranga chromosome 9, fParRan2.1, whole genome shotgun sequence, the proteins below share one genomic window:
- the ostf1 gene encoding osteoclast-stimulating factor 1 isoform X2 encodes MSKPPPKPAKPGQVKVFRALFTFDPRTPDELYFEEGDILYISDTSDTNWWKGTCRGRTGLIPMAEQAESIDNPMHEAAKRGNLSWLRECVENKVGINGLDKAGNTALYWGCHGGHKDVVELLLSQSNVELNQQNKLGDTPLHAAAWKGYSDIVEMLLNKNARTDIRNNENKLALEMATNAQCASLLKRKQGSNITRTHSNAEEYLDDEDSD; translated from the exons GCCAAGTCAAAGTGTTCAGAGCATTGTTCACCTTCGACCCCAGAACA CCGGACGAGTTGTATTTTGAAGAAGGAGACATCTTGTACATCTCTGACACG AGCGACACTAACTGGTGGAAAGGGACATGCAGAGGAAGGACGGGATTAATTCCAA TGGCTGAGCAGGCAGAGTCCATTGACAATCCTATGCATGAAGCAGCCAAACGAG GCAATCTGAGCTGGCTGAGGGAATGTGTGGAGAACAAGGTTGGCATCAATGGGCTGGATAAGGCTGGAAACACTGCCCTATACTGGGGATGTCACGGAGGACATAAAG ATGTGGTGGAGCTGTTGTTAAGCCAGTCCAACGTGGAGCTGAACCAGCAG aaTAAACTCGGAGACACCCCGCTGCATGCTGCTGCCTGGAAAGGTTATTCTGACATTGTGGAAATGCTGCTTAACAAGA ATGCAAGGACAGACATCAGGAACAATGAGAACAAGCTCGCTCTGGAGATGGCCACCAACGCCCAgtgtgcttcactcctgaaAAGAAAGCAGGGAAGCA ACATCACCCGCACGCATAGCAATGCTGAAGAGTACTTGGATGACGAGGATTCAGACTGA
- the ostf1 gene encoding osteoclast-stimulating factor 1 isoform X1, translated as MSKPPPKPAKPGQVKVFRALFTFDPRTPDELYFEEGDILYISDTSDTNWWKGTCRGRTGLIPSNYVAEQAESIDNPMHEAAKRGNLSWLRECVENKVGINGLDKAGNTALYWGCHGGHKDVVELLLSQSNVELNQQNKLGDTPLHAAAWKGYSDIVEMLLNKNARTDIRNNENKLALEMATNAQCASLLKRKQGSNITRTHSNAEEYLDDEDSD; from the exons GCCAAGTCAAAGTGTTCAGAGCATTGTTCACCTTCGACCCCAGAACA CCGGACGAGTTGTATTTTGAAGAAGGAGACATCTTGTACATCTCTGACACG AGCGACACTAACTGGTGGAAAGGGACATGCAGAGGAAGGACGGGATTAATTCCAAGTAACTATG TGGCTGAGCAGGCAGAGTCCATTGACAATCCTATGCATGAAGCAGCCAAACGAG GCAATCTGAGCTGGCTGAGGGAATGTGTGGAGAACAAGGTTGGCATCAATGGGCTGGATAAGGCTGGAAACACTGCCCTATACTGGGGATGTCACGGAGGACATAAAG ATGTGGTGGAGCTGTTGTTAAGCCAGTCCAACGTGGAGCTGAACCAGCAG aaTAAACTCGGAGACACCCCGCTGCATGCTGCTGCCTGGAAAGGTTATTCTGACATTGTGGAAATGCTGCTTAACAAGA ATGCAAGGACAGACATCAGGAACAATGAGAACAAGCTCGCTCTGGAGATGGCCACCAACGCCCAgtgtgcttcactcctgaaAAGAAAGCAGGGAAGCA ACATCACCCGCACGCATAGCAATGCTGAAGAGTACTTGGATGACGAGGATTCAGACTGA